A part of Curtobacterium sp. MCLR17_036 genomic DNA contains:
- a CDS encoding glycoside hydrolase family 16 protein, translated as MTNTSSRTRRLVALTVAGAAALALGVTPALQAASPASAAAGDVVWSQDFDGPAGSAPDRSAWTNETGVGGWGNNELENYTDSRDNSALDGQGNLVITAKRESDGSYTSARLTTQGKYTPQYGRVEARIQIPRGQGIWPAFWMLGADLPQVGWPNSGEVDVMENVGYEPATVHGTVHGPGYSGGAGLTSSYQHPQGWSFADTFHTFAVDWKPGSVT; from the coding sequence ATGACGAACACCAGCAGCAGGACGCGACGTCTCGTCGCACTCACGGTCGCCGGCGCGGCGGCCCTCGCACTCGGCGTCACCCCGGCTCTGCAGGCGGCGTCGCCGGCGAGCGCCGCCGCGGGCGACGTCGTGTGGTCCCAGGACTTCGACGGCCCGGCGGGCAGCGCCCCGGACCGGTCGGCGTGGACCAACGAGACCGGTGTCGGCGGGTGGGGCAACAACGAGCTCGAGAACTACACCGACTCGCGCGACAACTCGGCGCTCGACGGCCAGGGCAACCTGGTCATCACGGCGAAGCGCGAGTCGGACGGCTCGTACACGAGTGCCCGCCTCACCACGCAGGGCAAGTACACGCCGCAGTACGGCCGGGTCGAGGCCCGCATCCAGATCCCACGCGGGCAGGGCATCTGGCCCGCGTTCTGGATGCTCGGCGCCGACCTGCCCCAGGTGGGCTGGCCGAACTCGGGTGAGGTCGACGTGATGGAGAACGTCGGGTACGAGCCCGCGACGGTGCACGGCACCGTCCACGGCCCCGGGTACTCCGGCGGCGCCGGGCTCACGTCGTCGTACCAGCACCCCCAGGGCTGGTCGTTCGCGGACACCTTCCACACCTTCGCGGTCGACTGGAAGCCTGGGTCGGTCACCTGA
- a CDS encoding SDR family oxidoreductase has product MSKTWFITGASKGFGREWAEAALERGDSVAGTARNPEDVQELVTQYPDTFLALQLDVTDRDADFAAVQRAAEHFGSLDVVVNNAGFGHFGMVEELTEDEVRAQLETNLFGALWVTQAALPVMREQGSGHIVQVSSIGGISAFPTVGAYHASKWALEGLSQSLAQEVAGFGISVTLVEPGGYSTDWSGPSAKRSEEIPAYADVREAASKRPSAADPGKPEATRSAILRVVDAEEPPLRVFFGKAPLGIAERDYESRLATWRAWQPVSEEAHGA; this is encoded by the coding sequence ATGAGCAAGACCTGGTTCATCACCGGAGCGTCCAAGGGCTTCGGCCGCGAGTGGGCGGAGGCCGCCCTGGAGCGCGGCGACTCCGTCGCCGGCACGGCCCGGAACCCCGAGGACGTGCAGGAGCTCGTCACGCAGTACCCGGACACGTTCCTCGCGCTGCAGCTCGACGTCACCGACCGCGACGCCGACTTCGCCGCGGTGCAGCGTGCCGCCGAGCACTTCGGCTCGCTCGACGTCGTCGTCAACAACGCCGGCTTCGGCCACTTCGGCATGGTCGAGGAGCTCACCGAGGACGAGGTCCGCGCCCAGCTCGAGACGAACCTGTTCGGCGCGCTCTGGGTCACCCAGGCGGCGCTCCCGGTCATGCGCGAGCAGGGCTCCGGGCACATCGTGCAGGTGTCGAGCATCGGCGGGATCAGCGCGTTCCCGACCGTCGGCGCCTACCACGCGTCGAAGTGGGCGCTCGAGGGGCTGTCCCAGTCGCTCGCGCAGGAGGTCGCCGGCTTCGGCATCTCGGTCACGCTCGTCGAGCCGGGCGGGTACTCGACCGACTGGTCCGGCCCCTCGGCGAAGCGCAGCGAGGAGATCCCGGCCTACGCCGACGTCCGCGAAGCCGCCTCGAAGCGTCCGTCGGCCGCCGACCCGGGCAAGCCCGAGGCGACGCGGTCGGCGATCCTGCGGGTCGTCGACGCCGAGGAGCCGCCGCTGCGCGTGTTCTTCGGCAAGGCGCCGCTCGGCATCGCGGAGCGGGACTACGAGTCCCGGCTCGCCACGTGGCGTGCGTGGCAGCCGGTGTCCGAGGAGGCGCACGGGGCCTGA
- a CDS encoding FtsW/RodA/SpoVE family cell cycle protein, which yields MSAATAQSFTQAITIKLREPARARNLELVLLVIACGICAGAMVLVQLGTKGELFDTSVLWVGAGILGLGLVMHVVLRVVAKNADPFILPIALVLNGIGIAEIYRIDVHNGLSGWDAIGVKQIVWTMLAMVLAIATLLLVRNHRFLQRYRYIFMALTIVLLLLPMLPGIGTNIGGARVWIRIGPFSFQPGELAKITMALFFAGYLVTARDSLSIVGKKFAGMTFPRARDLGPILVMWGAAMAVLVFQRDLGTALLYFGLFLVMIYVATARLSWVLIGLTLFIGGALVAQSVLEYVHGRFEQWLDPFDQEIFARQTQGSYQLVQGLFGFANGGITGTGLGQGRPYITPVANADYIVASLGEELGLIGVFAILALFIVLASRGLRVGFMAQDDFGKLLGVGFGFIIALQVFVVVGGITRIIPVTGLTTPFMAAGGSSLIANWIIAAMLLRLTDSIPAEQRVQQGAIPAASGRTRKERRR from the coding sequence ATGAGCGCCGCGACCGCGCAGTCCTTCACGCAGGCGATCACGATCAAGCTCCGCGAACCGGCACGCGCCCGCAACCTCGAGCTCGTGCTCCTGGTCATCGCGTGCGGCATCTGCGCCGGCGCCATGGTGCTCGTGCAGCTCGGCACCAAGGGCGAGCTGTTCGACACGTCCGTGCTCTGGGTCGGTGCGGGGATCCTCGGACTCGGACTCGTGATGCACGTCGTGCTCCGGGTCGTGGCGAAGAACGCCGACCCGTTCATCCTGCCGATCGCCCTCGTGCTCAACGGCATCGGCATCGCCGAGATCTACCGCATCGACGTGCACAACGGCCTGTCCGGCTGGGACGCCATCGGCGTCAAGCAGATCGTCTGGACGATGCTCGCGATGGTCCTCGCGATCGCCACCCTGCTCCTCGTCCGGAACCACCGGTTCCTGCAGCGGTACCGCTACATCTTCATGGCGCTGACGATCGTCCTGCTGCTCCTGCCGATGCTGCCCGGCATCGGGACGAACATCGGTGGCGCCCGGGTCTGGATCAGGATCGGCCCGTTCTCGTTCCAGCCCGGTGAGCTCGCGAAGATCACCATGGCGCTGTTCTTCGCCGGCTACCTCGTCACCGCACGCGACTCGCTGTCGATCGTCGGCAAGAAGTTCGCCGGCATGACGTTCCCCCGTGCCCGCGACCTCGGTCCGATCCTGGTGATGTGGGGCGCCGCGATGGCCGTGCTGGTGTTCCAGCGCGACCTCGGCACCGCGCTGCTGTACTTCGGCCTGTTCCTCGTCATGATCTACGTCGCCACGGCCCGACTGAGCTGGGTGCTCATCGGCCTGACGCTGTTCATCGGCGGTGCCCTCGTCGCGCAGAGCGTCCTCGAGTACGTGCACGGCCGGTTCGAGCAGTGGCTCGACCCGTTCGACCAGGAGATCTTCGCCCGGCAGACGCAGGGCAGCTACCAGCTCGTGCAGGGCCTGTTCGGCTTCGCGAACGGCGGGATCACCGGCACCGGGCTCGGCCAGGGCCGGCCCTACATCACGCCGGTCGCCAACGCCGACTACATCGTCGCCTCGCTCGGCGAGGAACTCGGGTTGATCGGTGTCTTCGCGATCCTCGCGCTCTTCATCGTGCTGGCCTCGCGCGGCCTCCGCGTCGGCTTCATGGCGCAGGACGACTTCGGCAAGCTGCTCGGCGTCGGCTTCGGGTTCATCATCGCCCTGCAGGTGTTCGTCGTCGTCGGCGGCATCACCCGGATCATCCCGGTGACGGGTCTGACCACGCCGTTCATGGCAGCCGGTGGTTCCTCCCTCATCGCGAACTGGATCATCGCCGCGATGCTGCTGCGCCTGACCGATTCCATCCCAGCCGAACAACGCGTCCAGCAGGGCGCGATCCCCGCCGCGAGCGGGCGGACCAGGAAGGAGCGTCGTCGATGA
- a CDS encoding SDR family oxidoreductase produces the protein MPQHHDHPSVPDLTGHRVLVTGGSDGIGLVLAGRFAAAGAEVVLPVRNREKGAAAITRVRDRQPDAALVLEDADLSSLASVAALTDRLRADGAPIDVLVANAGVMTPPERATTADGFELQFGTNHLGHAALVGGVLPLLRAAGGRVVVQSSVAARGASVHWDDLQFERRYHGGRAYGQSKLAGALFAFELGRRSRAGGWGITSAVSHPGVAPTSLLAARSELGRTRDTPQVRLIRWLSAHGLLVGTPETAADPAVLAATREDLADAFVGPTGPGGVGGPAGRQEPWAPMRRDADAARLWDVTAELTGVRLAG, from the coding sequence ATGCCGCAGCACCACGACCACCCGTCCGTCCCCGACCTGACCGGTCACCGTGTCCTGGTGACCGGCGGCAGCGACGGCATCGGCCTCGTGCTCGCCGGACGCTTCGCCGCCGCCGGCGCCGAGGTCGTCCTGCCGGTGCGCAACCGCGAGAAGGGGGCTGCGGCGATCACCCGGGTGCGCGACCGCCAACCCGACGCCGCGCTCGTGCTCGAGGACGCCGACCTGTCGTCCCTCGCCTCGGTCGCCGCGCTCACCGACCGGCTGCGGGCGGACGGAGCACCGATCGACGTGCTCGTCGCCAACGCCGGCGTGATGACGCCGCCCGAGCGGGCGACGACCGCGGACGGGTTCGAGCTGCAGTTCGGCACGAACCACCTCGGGCACGCCGCGCTCGTCGGTGGGGTGCTGCCGCTGCTCCGCGCCGCCGGTGGCCGGGTGGTGGTGCAGTCGAGCGTCGCGGCGCGCGGGGCGTCCGTGCACTGGGACGACCTGCAGTTCGAGCGGCGGTACCACGGTGGGCGGGCGTACGGGCAGTCGAAGCTCGCGGGCGCCCTCTTCGCCTTCGAGCTCGGTCGGCGCAGCCGCGCCGGCGGGTGGGGCATCACGAGCGCCGTGAGCCACCCCGGCGTCGCACCCACCTCGCTCCTCGCCGCACGCTCCGAGTTGGGCCGCACGCGGGACACCCCGCAGGTGCGACTCATCCGGTGGCTGTCGGCGCACGGGCTGCTGGTGGGGACGCCCGAGACCGCCGCCGACCCGGCCGTGCTCGCGGCCACGCGCGAGGACCTCGCCGACGCGTTCGTCGGGCCGACCGGACCCGGTGGCGTCGGCGGTCCCGCCGGGCGGCAGGAGCCGTGGGCACCGATGCGACGGGACGCCGACGCGGCGCGCCTGTGGGACGTCACCGCCGAGCTCACCGGGGTGCGGCTCGCCGGGTGA
- a CDS encoding DUF3662 and FHA domain-containing protein, with protein MGLLDNFERGLERAVNGAFAKTFRSGVQPVEISSALRRELDTKAAVVSRERILVPNEFTVRLAPPDFTRMHDVGQPLVDELTQLAHQHAVAQNYSFSGPVTIRLQQDGTLSTGILQIDSTTVQRDVAWIAVLDIGSQRHRLQRGRTVIGRGSDADITIADTGTSRKHVEVVWDGKHAQATDLGSTNGSKLNGQHFQQAIVEPDSTIEIGRTRMVFRVIPENDGGSR; from the coding sequence ATGGGCCTGTTGGACAACTTCGAGCGGGGGTTGGAGCGTGCCGTCAACGGCGCCTTCGCGAAGACCTTCCGCTCCGGTGTGCAACCCGTCGAGATCTCCAGCGCACTCCGTCGCGAGCTCGACACGAAGGCCGCGGTGGTCTCCCGCGAGCGGATCCTCGTGCCGAACGAGTTCACGGTCCGCCTCGCCCCGCCGGACTTCACCCGGATGCACGACGTCGGCCAGCCGCTCGTCGACGAGCTCACGCAACTCGCCCACCAGCACGCCGTCGCCCAGAACTACTCGTTCTCCGGGCCCGTCACGATCCGGCTGCAGCAGGACGGCACCCTGTCGACCGGCATCCTGCAGATCGACTCCACGACGGTGCAGCGCGACGTCGCATGGATCGCCGTGCTCGACATCGGTTCCCAGCGGCACCGGCTGCAGCGCGGCCGCACGGTGATCGGCCGCGGCAGCGACGCCGACATCACGATCGCCGACACCGGGACGAGCCGGAAGCACGTCGAGGTGGTCTGGGACGGCAAGCACGCGCAGGCCACCGACCTCGGCTCGACGAACGGCTCGAAGCTGAACGGGCAGCACTTCCAGCAGGCGATCGTGGAGCCGGACTCCACCATCGAGATCGGTCGTACCCGTATGGTGTTCCGGGTGATCCCCGAGAACGACGGAGGTAGTCGATGA
- a CDS encoding aminoglycoside phosphotransferase family protein, with protein MQWERTRWERTPWGRTGLDDRQASFVRAVLPGAEVVGDDSWGLLDTIVLHVVAEGRAYTVKACGPDNTHFPRELEAHRHWTAPLLATGDTNALVAVDPEHRVLVVTRVPGHLALDTPDATDPDVHRQAGVLLRQLHDQGTRHDPDHRVREHAKALAALDAPHRIAPGTVDRVRAVLGERPGGGVVEPLVPTHGDWHPRNWVVDDGHLRAIDFGRFAWRPATADLTRLAVHHWQHDPVLEAAFLAGYGRDPRDPEQWRLLQLREAVGTAVWAYAVGDEDFEAQGHDMLRDALAAF; from the coding sequence GTGCAGTGGGAGCGGACACGGTGGGAGCGGACACCGTGGGGGCGGACCGGACTCGACGACCGGCAGGCGTCGTTCGTCCGCGCCGTGCTCCCGGGGGCCGAGGTGGTCGGCGACGACTCCTGGGGCCTCCTCGACACGATCGTCCTGCACGTCGTCGCCGAGGGGCGTGCCTACACGGTCAAGGCCTGCGGTCCGGACAACACGCACTTCCCCCGGGAACTCGAGGCGCACCGGCACTGGACGGCTCCCCTGCTCGCGACCGGGGACACCAACGCGCTCGTCGCGGTCGACCCCGAGCACCGCGTGCTCGTGGTCACGCGCGTCCCGGGGCACCTGGCTCTGGACACCCCCGACGCCACCGACCCGGACGTGCACCGGCAGGCGGGCGTGCTGCTGCGCCAGCTGCACGACCAGGGCACCAGGCACGACCCCGACCACCGGGTCCGCGAACACGCGAAGGCGCTGGCGGCGCTCGACGCCCCGCACCGCATCGCCCCGGGGACGGTCGACCGGGTCCGCGCGGTCCTCGGCGAGCGCCCCGGCGGCGGTGTCGTCGAGCCGCTCGTCCCGACGCACGGCGACTGGCACCCCCGCAACTGGGTCGTCGACGACGGGCACCTGCGGGCGATCGACTTCGGGCGCTTCGCCTGGCGACCGGCGACGGCGGACCTCACCCGGCTCGCGGTGCACCACTGGCAGCACGACCCCGTGCTCGAGGCCGCGTTCCTGGCGGGCTACGGCCGCGATCCGCGCGACCCGGAGCAGTGGCGTCTGCTGCAGCTCCGCGAGGCCGTCGGTACCGCGGTCTGGGCGTACGCGGTGGGCGACGAGGACTTCGAGGCGCAGGGGCACGACATGCTCCGCGACGCCCTCGCGGCCTTCTGA
- a CDS encoding helix-turn-helix transcriptional regulator — translation MIDRPGLAEFLRGRRAALQPEDVGLPRGQRRRTDGLRREEAAMLANMSVDYYARLERERGPQPSDQMLASIAQGLRLSLDERDHLFRLAGHQPPAAGPGGDHVDPGMMRILDQLAETPAEVVSELGETLQQTPLAAAITGDARERRGDARSAGFRWFTDPAERDRRPADEHDFTSRMYAAGLRDVIARRGPRSRAAQLADRLLEQSEEFRTVWAAHEVGVRPEAVKRYLHPEVGELTLHCQVLQDVRRSHTLLVHTAEPGSVSAERLRLLGVIGADAHRVR, via the coding sequence ATGATCGATCGACCGGGCCTGGCGGAGTTCCTGCGCGGCCGTCGGGCAGCGCTGCAGCCGGAGGACGTCGGGCTGCCGCGCGGGCAGCGCCGCCGCACCGACGGCCTGCGCCGCGAAGAGGCCGCGATGCTCGCCAACATGTCCGTCGACTACTACGCGCGGCTCGAGCGTGAGCGGGGTCCGCAGCCCTCGGACCAGATGCTCGCCTCGATCGCCCAGGGGCTCCGCCTGAGCCTCGACGAGCGCGACCACCTGTTCCGGCTCGCCGGGCACCAGCCGCCGGCCGCGGGTCCCGGGGGCGACCACGTCGACCCGGGGATGATGCGGATCCTCGACCAGCTCGCCGAGACCCCGGCCGAGGTCGTCTCCGAGCTCGGCGAGACGCTGCAGCAGACCCCGCTGGCGGCGGCGATCACCGGGGACGCCCGCGAGCGCCGCGGCGACGCCAGGAGCGCGGGGTTCCGGTGGTTCACCGACCCCGCCGAGCGCGACCGCCGCCCGGCCGACGAGCACGACTTCACGTCGCGCATGTACGCCGCGGGGCTCCGCGACGTGATCGCCCGGCGTGGACCACGGTCACGGGCCGCGCAGCTGGCCGACCGCCTGCTCGAGCAGAGCGAGGAGTTCCGCACCGTGTGGGCGGCGCACGAGGTCGGCGTCCGTCCGGAGGCGGTCAAGCGGTACCTCCACCCGGAGGTGGGCGAGCTGACCCTGCACTGCCAGGTCCTGCAGGACGTCCGCCGCTCGCACACGCTGCTCGTGCACACGGCCGAGCCGGGGAGCGTGAGCGCCGAACGCCTGCGCCTGCTCGGCGTGATCGGCGCCGACGCCCACCGCGTCCGCTGA
- a CDS encoding Stp1/IreP family PP2C-type Ser/Thr phosphatase — MTARTLSAAVSHVGRIRANNQDSGYAGAHLFAVADGMGGHAGGDVASAIAIRRIREVDREFPSAHDAEFALQSALIAANQLITETVFEHQELTGMGTTVSAMIRVGDQIAIAHIGDSRIYRLRDGELQQITSDHTFVQRLVDSGRITPEEAAVHPRRSVLMRVLGDVDAAPEVDTAIMDIQPGDRWLLCSDGLSSYLAEERIRHALASTMDANQVTQRLVKETLDHGAPDNVTVVVMDVTAEDVDDEDDAATTVGSAAAPLTFEASTGRKPIRLPTILLHPLKVTTAPEDSHFEPESDQFFAELIAEDRRRRIRRRVSWTVALVLAVAVLVGAVFVGWRITQDHYYVGTDRGTVAIYKGVQQSIGPIALSDVYEDTDITVSSLPDYTRENVRSTINAQSLTDARDIVDRLRKAAETGQDQAGTGGDGNQTASPTPTSSPTSTRTPRPTSTRSPR; from the coding sequence ATGACCGCTCGGACGCTGAGCGCCGCTGTGTCCCACGTCGGGCGCATCCGCGCGAACAACCAGGACTCCGGCTACGCCGGCGCCCACCTGTTCGCGGTCGCCGACGGCATGGGCGGGCACGCCGGCGGCGACGTCGCCTCGGCCATCGCCATCCGGCGCATCCGTGAGGTCGACCGCGAGTTCCCCTCGGCGCACGACGCCGAGTTCGCCCTGCAGTCGGCCCTCATCGCGGCCAACCAGCTCATCACCGAGACGGTGTTCGAGCACCAGGAGCTCACCGGGATGGGCACCACCGTCTCCGCGATGATCCGGGTCGGGGACCAGATCGCGATCGCACACATCGGCGACTCCCGCATCTACCGGCTCCGCGACGGCGAGCTGCAGCAGATCACCTCGGACCACACCTTCGTGCAGCGCCTCGTCGACAGCGGCCGCATCACGCCGGAGGAAGCCGCCGTGCACCCCCGCCGCTCCGTCCTCATGCGCGTGCTCGGCGACGTCGACGCCGCGCCCGAGGTCGACACGGCGATCATGGACATCCAGCCGGGCGACCGCTGGCTGCTCTGCTCGGACGGACTCTCGTCCTACCTCGCCGAGGAGCGCATCCGTCACGCGCTCGCCTCGACGATGGACGCCAACCAGGTGACGCAGCGCCTCGTCAAGGAGACGCTCGACCACGGCGCACCGGACAACGTCACCGTCGTCGTCATGGACGTCACCGCCGAGGACGTCGACGACGAGGACGACGCCGCGACCACCGTCGGCTCGGCCGCCGCACCGCTGACCTTCGAGGCGTCGACCGGCCGCAAGCCGATCCGCCTCCCCACGATCCTGCTGCACCCGCTCAAGGTCACCACCGCCCCCGAGGACTCGCACTTCGAGCCGGAGTCCGACCAGTTCTTCGCCGAGCTCATCGCGGAGGACCGCCGGCGGCGCATCCGACGTCGGGTCTCGTGGACCGTCGCCCTCGTGCTCGCCGTCGCCGTCCTGGTCGGCGCGGTCTTCGTCGGTTGGCGGATCACGCAGGACCACTACTACGTCGGCACCGACCGCGGGACCGTCGCCATCTACAAGGGCGTCCAGCAGTCGATCGGCCCGATCGCGTTGTCCGACGTCTACGAGGACACCGACATCACGGTGTCGTCGCTGCCCGACTACACCCGCGAGAACGTCCGCTCCACGATCAACGCCCAGTCGCTCACCGACGCCCGCGACATCGTCGACCGCCTGCGGAAGGCAGCCGAGACCGGCCAGGACCAGGCCGGCACCGGTGGTGACGGGAACCAGACGGCGTCGCCCACCCCCACGTCCTCGCCGACGTCGACCCGCACCCCGCGGCCGACCTCGACCCGGAGCCCGCGATGA
- a CDS encoding FHA domain-containing protein yields the protein MTTGLTLLVLRFAFLAVLWLFVFVIVFALRSDLFGQRVRTIPTDPKAAPSGPTTPTIPAAAAPGPVSSGAFTDLIGQPGTAQQSSAPAATRLVITEGAREGMEMPLGGGPITIGRSSESNVVIRDDYTSTNHARLDLRADGWLLTDLESTNGTFVNGQQVSAPVIVPERTPITIGTTTFELRR from the coding sequence ATGACAACAGGGCTGACCCTGCTCGTCCTGCGCTTCGCGTTCCTCGCGGTGCTCTGGCTGTTCGTCTTCGTGATCGTCTTCGCGCTCCGCAGCGACCTCTTCGGTCAGCGCGTGCGCACGATCCCCACCGACCCCAAGGCCGCCCCGTCGGGGCCGACCACCCCCACCATCCCCGCGGCAGCCGCTCCCGGCCCCGTCTCCAGCGGTGCGTTCACCGACCTGATCGGCCAGCCCGGCACCGCGCAGCAGTCGTCCGCGCCGGCCGCGACCCGCCTCGTCATCACCGAGGGCGCCCGTGAGGGCATGGAGATGCCGCTCGGCGGCGGGCCGATCACGATCGGCCGCTCCAGCGAGTCGAACGTCGTCATCCGCGACGACTACACGTCCACCAACCACGCCCGCCTCGACCTGCGGGCCGACGGCTGGCTCCTGACGGACCTCGAGTCCACGAACGGCACCTTCGTCAACGGTCAGCAGGTGAGCGCTCCCGTCATCGTGCCGGAGCGCACGCCGATCACGATCGGGACGACGACGTTCGAGCTGCGGCGGTAA
- a CDS encoding SDR family oxidoreductase, with the protein MTIDQTTTVARDLTDRTVVVTGAAGGIGLQVVRRLHAAGADVVAVDLREPSDLPDGVTSDTVDITDPESLRALAERVGAEHPGRIDLVNAAGIVEDDVAAAEMSADQFRGVLDVNLVGVFLTCQAFHDVMDGRGEAAIVSIASMSGNRVVNHPQKQVAYNVSKAGVAALTRTLAVEWGPQGIRVNCVSPGYVDTPLLAKKRHQFDEWMRDIVPGRFARPEEVAASIHFLLSDAASYCHGTELLMDGGYSLR; encoded by the coding sequence ATGACGATCGACCAGACGACGACCGTGGCACGCGACCTGACGGACCGGACGGTGGTGGTGACCGGCGCGGCCGGCGGCATCGGCCTGCAGGTGGTCCGGCGCCTGCACGCCGCCGGTGCGGACGTGGTCGCGGTGGACCTGCGCGAGCCGTCCGACCTGCCCGACGGCGTGACGTCGGACACGGTCGACATCACCGACCCCGAGTCGCTCCGGGCACTCGCGGAACGCGTCGGCGCCGAGCACCCGGGGCGCATCGACCTCGTCAACGCGGCGGGCATAGTCGAGGACGACGTCGCCGCAGCGGAGATGTCCGCCGACCAGTTCCGCGGCGTCCTCGACGTCAACCTCGTCGGGGTGTTCCTGACGTGCCAGGCGTTCCACGACGTCATGGACGGCCGCGGTGAGGCGGCCATCGTGAGCATCGCGTCGATGTCCGGCAACCGGGTCGTCAACCACCCGCAGAAACAGGTCGCGTACAACGTCTCGAAGGCCGGTGTCGCCGCGCTCACCAGGACGCTCGCCGTCGAGTGGGGGCCGCAGGGCATCCGTGTGAACTGCGTCTCACCCGGCTACGTCGACACGCCGCTCCTGGCGAAGAAGCGCCACCAGTTCGACGAGTGGATGCGGGACATCGTGCCGGGCAGGTTCGCGCGGCCCGAGGAGGTCGCGGCGTCGATCCACTTCCTGCTGAGCGACGCGGCCTCGTACTGTCACGGCACCGAGCTGCTCATGGACGGCGGCTACTCGCTGCGCTGA
- a CDS encoding response regulator transcription factor, which translates to MTEPIRILLTDDQALFRAGLRVVLDAQDDMQVVGEASDGAEALALIPELRPDVVLLDMRMAGVDGVETVRRLFSGAVEGPLPRVVVLTTFGLDPAAATAIRLGASGFLLKDTTPTFLFAAVRAVHEGSSVIAPNDLAQLFGADVARAPAPQPPEFATLTERERVVFGWASRGLSNAEIATKEFVTESTVKTQISSILGKLALRDRVQLVVYAHDHGLAGARGD; encoded by the coding sequence ATGACCGAACCGATCAGGATCCTGCTCACCGACGACCAGGCGCTGTTCCGCGCAGGGTTGCGGGTGGTGCTCGACGCCCAGGACGACATGCAGGTGGTGGGTGAGGCGTCGGACGGGGCCGAGGCACTCGCCCTCATCCCGGAGCTCCGCCCCGACGTGGTGCTGCTCGACATGCGGATGGCGGGCGTGGACGGCGTCGAGACGGTGCGGCGGCTGTTCTCCGGCGCCGTCGAGGGGCCGCTCCCCCGTGTCGTCGTGCTCACCACCTTCGGGCTCGACCCGGCGGCGGCGACCGCGATCCGACTCGGCGCGAGCGGTTTCCTGCTGAAGGACACCACCCCGACGTTCCTGTTCGCCGCCGTGCGGGCGGTGCACGAGGGCAGCTCGGTGATCGCGCCGAACGACCTGGCGCAGCTGTTCGGCGCCGACGTCGCGCGCGCCCCGGCCCCGCAGCCGCCGGAGTTCGCGACCCTGACCGAGCGGGAGCGCGTCGTGTTCGGCTGGGCGTCCCGCGGCCTGTCGAACGCCGAGATCGCGACGAAGGAGTTCGTCACCGAGTCCACGGTGAAGACGCAGATCTCGAGCATCCTCGGCAAGCTCGCGCTGCGCGACCGGGTGCAGCTCGTCGTGTACGCCCACGACCACGGGCTCGCCGGCGCCCGGGGCGACTGA
- a CDS encoding matrixin family metalloprotease, producing the protein MRASTTTVGAVVLGFVLTALVAVPGTAATWDVGILRAGTPCHDEDLSVRVLGTGCSVDGGTLTLDDGRTFVVPSAGVRVSAEPVSASDHDHDDVVVVNRGRAGVAVMVDDVWRGSPTAVRQERAAVQQRTRAVGLATTGPGRHVGTTASCGSTAYTLTGAHWESTIDWRYNPSGARVAKPDAVQAGAQAWTGKVGACGETVRSSVTQRYLGTAKQAAAVTDRGGCGASSGTSVVGWGPLPGLTLALTCTWSWTDGVAFETDQRYSTKQLWSSTATCSGSRYDLRGIATHEWGHSVGLGHTAQRSGLVMKPSSTVCDTAQRTLGLGDLRGLAALSRR; encoded by the coding sequence ATGCGCGCTTCGACCACCACCGTGGGCGCCGTCGTGCTCGGGTTCGTGCTGACGGCGCTCGTCGCCGTGCCGGGCACCGCGGCGACGTGGGACGTCGGCATACTGCGAGCGGGGACCCCCTGCCACGACGAGGACCTGTCGGTCCGGGTGCTCGGCACCGGCTGCAGCGTCGACGGCGGGACCCTGACGCTCGACGACGGCCGGACGTTCGTGGTTCCGTCGGCGGGTGTCCGGGTGTCCGCGGAGCCGGTGTCGGCCAGCGACCACGACCACGACGACGTCGTCGTCGTGAACCGCGGTCGGGCGGGTGTCGCCGTCATGGTGGACGACGTCTGGCGGGGGTCGCCGACCGCCGTCCGCCAGGAACGGGCGGCCGTGCAGCAGCGGACGCGCGCCGTCGGCCTCGCCACCACCGGACCCGGACGCCACGTCGGCACGACCGCGAGCTGCGGGAGCACCGCGTACACGCTGACCGGTGCGCACTGGGAGTCCACGATCGACTGGCGGTACAACCCGTCGGGGGCGCGGGTCGCGAAGCCCGACGCCGTGCAGGCCGGGGCGCAGGCCTGGACCGGGAAGGTCGGGGCGTGCGGCGAGACCGTCCGCTCGTCGGTGACCCAGCGGTACCTCGGCACCGCGAAGCAGGCCGCCGCCGTCACCGACCGCGGCGGGTGCGGCGCGTCGAGCGGCACGAGCGTCGTCGGCTGGGGTCCGCTGCCCGGTCTGACGCTCGCGCTCACCTGCACCTGGTCGTGGACGGACGGCGTCGCGTTCGAGACCGACCAGCGCTACTCGACGAAGCAGCTCTGGTCGTCGACCGCCACGTGCTCGGGCTCCCGGTACGACCTGCGCGGGATCGCCACGCACGAGTGGGGCCACTCCGTCGGGCTCGGGCACACCGCGCAGCGGTCCGGTCTCGTCATGAAGCCCTCGTCGACGGTGTGCGACACGGCGCAGCGGACACTCGGCCTCGGGGACCTGCGGGGACTCGCGGCGCTCTCCCGCCGCTGA